In Desulfarculaceae bacterium, the following are encoded in one genomic region:
- a CDS encoding acetoin utilization protein AcuC — MAPNPSRDQPAYLYSDEFQRFDYGPEHPMRVRRLAMTHELLGLLGMEPPCEPFSPAGMAEMMLYHDRRYLETLRELSACPETTGYIAFGLGPGDNPVFPGVYDWSALLAGATLAATRLVAEEGAPAAFTMAGGMHHALAARAAGFCYINDAVLAIRRLVAKGKRVAYVDLDAHHGDGVQWAFYDSDQVLTISLHQHPATLFPGTGFLEEMGREQGKGYCVNLPLWPDTDDDVYMIAFEQVVPPLIEAFQPDYVVSQMGVDTFLADPLANLNLTTRGFGHAARRLKNLAWGRWIVLGGGGYHLVNVARAWTLLWAILSDQEDRLPVELPGDFALRHMLRGDESQLLDDDTKLRGRHWHRAQRDAAEAVEFIKKNHFPILGA; from the coding sequence ATGGCCCCCAACCCGTCAAGGGACCAGCCCGCCTACCTCTACAGCGACGAGTTCCAGCGCTTCGACTATGGGCCGGAACATCCCATGCGGGTGCGCCGTTTGGCCATGACTCACGAGCTGTTGGGCCTGCTGGGCATGGAGCCGCCCTGCGAGCCCTTCTCCCCGGCGGGCATGGCCGAGATGATGCTCTACCACGACCGCCGCTACCTGGAGACCCTCAGGGAGCTTTCGGCCTGCCCCGAGACCACGGGCTACATCGCCTTCGGCCTGGGGCCGGGCGACAACCCGGTGTTCCCCGGGGTCTACGACTGGTCGGCCCTGCTGGCCGGAGCCACCCTGGCCGCCACCCGCCTGGTGGCCGAAGAAGGCGCTCCCGCCGCCTTCACCATGGCCGGTGGCATGCACCACGCCCTGGCTGCGCGGGCCGCCGGCTTCTGCTACATCAACGATGCGGTGCTGGCCATCCGCCGCCTGGTGGCCAAGGGCAAGCGCGTGGCCTACGTGGACCTGGACGCCCACCACGGCGACGGGGTGCAGTGGGCCTTTTACGACAGCGACCAGGTGCTCACCATCAGCCTGCACCAGCACCCGGCCACCCTGTTCCCGGGCACCGGCTTTTTGGAGGAGATGGGCCGCGAACAGGGCAAGGGCTACTGCGTGAACCTGCCCCTGTGGCCCGATACCGACGACGACGTGTACATGATCGCCTTCGAGCAGGTGGTGCCTCCGCTGATCGAGGCCTTCCAGCCCGACTACGTGGTCAGCCAGATGGGGGTGGACACCTTTTTGGCCGACCCCCTGGCCAACCTGAACCTCACCACCCGGGGCTTCGGTCACGCGGCGCGGCGTCTCAAGAACCTGGCCTGGGGCCGCTGGATCGTGCTGGGCGGGGGCGGTTACCATTTGGTAAACGTGGCCCGCGCCTGGACCCTTCTCTGGGCCATCCTCAGCGACCAGGAGGACCGCCTGCCCGTGGAGCTGCCCGGCGATTTCGCGCTGCGCCACATGCTGCGCGGCGACGAGAGCCAGCTGTTGGACGACGACACCAAGCTACGGGGCCGTCACTGGCACCGCGCCCAGCGCGACGCCGCCGAGGCGGTGGAGTTCATCAAGAAAAACCATTTCCCCATTCTGGGGGCCTAA
- a CDS encoding GatB/YqeY domain-containing protein yields the protein MSLAQTVEADYKTAFKAKDELATSCLRLIRAALKNQEKEKREPLTDEEELKVLASMAKQRRDSIDQYEKGGRQDLADREKAELAIIEAYLPAQLDEAAVAKALDEVFAEVQPQGMKDMGAVMKAAMAKLGGQADGKLVNQLVRQRLQS from the coding sequence GTGAGTCTGGCTCAAACCGTCGAGGCGGACTATAAAACCGCCTTCAAAGCCAAGGATGAGTTGGCCACCTCCTGTCTGCGGCTGATCCGGGCCGCCCTGAAGAACCAGGAAAAGGAAAAGCGCGAGCCTCTGACCGACGAGGAGGAGCTGAAGGTCTTGGCCTCCATGGCCAAGCAGCGCCGCGACTCCATCGACCAGTACGAAAAGGGCGGGCGCCAGGACCTGGCCGACCGGGAGAAGGCCGAGCTGGCCATCATCGAGGCCTATCTGCCGGCCCAGCTCGACGAGGCGGCCGTGGCCAAGGCTTTGGACGAGGTGTTCGCCGAGGTGCAGCCGCAGGGCATGAAGGACATGGGCGCGGTGATGAAGGCGGCCATGGCCAAGCTGGGGGGACAGGCCGACGGCAAGCTGGTTAACCAACTCGTGCGCCAGCGTTTGCAGTCCTGA
- a CDS encoding Smr/MutS family protein encodes MHYYSGPIDKGPGRGDPGAGAEPCADAQTLAVLELAPLLDRVASLAVSPLGAERARALRPCPDRAVVERRLRRLSQLRELMEEYGRPSLDGLDDVRPLLGRLGPVGAFLVPEELEVMADFLGAAGRAVSFLAPSEGVHDELFRLANQITPLPALAKELRAIIGPGHSVSSAASPELARVRREAGRARESLRAELMGLVGDSGLGSAFSDQVVTQRAGRFVVPVKADAKGRVAGIIHDTSGSGATCFVEPLSAVEGNNRLALLSAQEREEEIRVLQRAAMQLAEQSQALKENVSALAKLDCLLAQARLAERLDCSEPRLTEGEVELIKARHPLLAWRASLGKGACVPIDLRLDPESRVLVISGANAGGKTVTLKTLGLVTLMTMCGMHPPLDRGSRVALYSWVAAEVGDDQDLGRDLSTFTAHAGRLADMVRRARPGALFLIDEIGNGTDPSEGSALATAILDWLAQRGATVLATTHYHRLKAYANLHSHAQNVSVAFDRATGAPTFQLHYGAPGFSDALGVAARLGFPKGIIAAAEADLDTAERQTVALLREAEAARQEARRERAAAASERLAAQNERNEAKRLKRQAAQERAGALAEGKRRVREVAARLEKQLSEILQQAEEKKEEGEQIKAGAVRQDLYAARREALGAVEKAAGAPESPAASDSGEVKGLKEGSPVRLLRLGQQGVLLEAPSKGREAVPVSVGVAGVRVMVPLAELEALPDGAHTQPSAQKPRPAKGVAVQASGGDGLELKLIGKTVEDALPLVDKALDQALVAGRREVKLVHGVGTGRLRAGVRAYLEKHPAVASIRAGVRGEGGAGVTVAELRD; translated from the coding sequence ATGCACTATTACTCAGGCCCCATAGATAAAGGCCCGGGCCGGGGCGATCCCGGGGCCGGGGCGGAGCCCTGCGCCGACGCCCAGACCCTGGCCGTCTTGGAGCTGGCCCCCCTGCTGGACCGGGTGGCCTCCTTGGCCGTGAGCCCCCTGGGGGCGGAGCGGGCCAGGGCCCTGCGCCCCTGCCCGGACCGCGCCGTGGTGGAGCGCCGCCTGCGCCGCCTGAGCCAGCTCCGCGAGCTCATGGAAGAGTACGGGCGGCCCTCCCTGGACGGCCTGGACGACGTGCGCCCCCTGCTGGGCCGCCTGGGTCCGGTGGGCGCTTTCCTGGTGCCCGAGGAGCTGGAGGTCATGGCCGACTTCCTGGGCGCGGCCGGGCGCGCGGTCTCTTTCCTGGCCCCCAGCGAGGGCGTGCACGACGAGCTTTTCCGCCTGGCCAACCAGATCACCCCCTTGCCCGCCCTGGCCAAGGAGCTGCGCGCCATCATCGGGCCGGGGCACTCGGTGTCCTCGGCGGCCAGCCCGGAGCTGGCCCGGGTGCGCCGCGAGGCGGGCCGGGCGCGCGAGAGCCTCCGGGCCGAGCTAATGGGCCTGGTGGGCGACAGCGGCCTGGGCAGCGCCTTTTCGGATCAAGTGGTGACCCAGCGGGCCGGGCGCTTCGTGGTGCCGGTGAAGGCCGACGCCAAGGGCCGGGTGGCGGGCATCATCCACGACACCTCGGGCTCCGGGGCCACCTGCTTCGTGGAGCCCCTGAGCGCGGTGGAGGGCAACAACCGCCTGGCCCTCTTGAGCGCCCAGGAGCGCGAGGAAGAGATCCGCGTCTTGCAGCGGGCGGCGATGCAGCTGGCCGAGCAGTCCCAGGCTCTCAAGGAGAACGTTTCCGCCCTGGCCAAGCTGGACTGCCTCTTGGCCCAGGCCCGCCTGGCCGAGCGTTTGGATTGCTCCGAGCCCCGGCTGACCGAGGGCGAGGTGGAGCTGATCAAGGCGCGGCATCCCCTGTTGGCCTGGCGCGCCTCTCTGGGCAAGGGCGCCTGCGTGCCCATCGATCTGCGCCTGGACCCGGAGAGCCGGGTACTGGTGATCTCCGGGGCCAACGCGGGCGGCAAGACCGTCACCCTGAAGACCCTGGGCCTGGTCACCCTGATGACCATGTGCGGGATGCATCCGCCCCTGGACCGGGGCAGCCGGGTGGCGCTCTATTCCTGGGTGGCGGCCGAGGTGGGCGACGACCAGGATTTGGGCCGCGACCTCTCCACCTTCACCGCCCACGCCGGCCGCTTGGCCGACATGGTGCGGCGGGCGCGGCCGGGGGCCCTGTTCCTCATCGACGAGATAGGCAACGGCACCGACCCCAGCGAGGGCTCGGCCCTGGCCACGGCGATTCTGGACTGGCTGGCCCAGCGGGGGGCCACGGTGCTGGCCACCACCCACTATCACCGGCTCAAGGCCTACGCCAATTTGCACTCCCACGCCCAGAACGTTTCCGTGGCCTTTGACCGGGCCACCGGCGCGCCCACCTTCCAGCTGCACTACGGCGCGCCGGGATTCAGCGACGCCCTGGGGGTGGCCGCGCGCCTGGGCTTCCCCAAGGGCATCATCGCCGCGGCCGAGGCGGACCTGGACACCGCCGAGCGCCAGACCGTGGCCCTCCTCAGGGAGGCCGAGGCCGCCCGCCAGGAGGCCCGCCGCGAGCGGGCCGCCGCCGCCAGCGAGCGCCTGGCCGCCCAGAACGAGCGCAACGAGGCCAAGCGGCTCAAGCGCCAGGCGGCCCAGGAGCGGGCCGGGGCCCTGGCCGAGGGCAAGCGCCGGGTGCGCGAGGTGGCCGCCCGTCTGGAAAAGCAGCTATCCGAGATCTTGCAGCAGGCCGAGGAAAAGAAGGAAGAAGGCGAGCAGATCAAGGCGGGCGCGGTGCGCCAGGATCTCTACGCCGCGCGGCGCGAGGCCTTGGGCGCGGTGGAAAAGGCCGCCGGCGCTCCCGAATCCCCGGCTGCGTCCGATTCCGGCGAGGTGAAAGGCCTCAAGGAAGGCAGCCCGGTGCGCCTGCTGCGCCTGGGCCAGCAGGGAGTGCTTTTGGAAGCGCCCAGCAAGGGCCGCGAGGCGGTGCCGGTTTCGGTGGGCGTGGCCGGGGTGCGGGTCATGGTGCCCCTGGCCGAGCTGGAGGCCCTGCCCGACGGGGCCCACACCCAGCCCAGCGCGCAGAAGCCCCGCCCGGCCAAGGGCGTGGCGGTGCAGGCCAGCGGGGGCGACGGCCTGGAGCTCAAGCTCATCGGCAAGACGGTGGAAGACGCCCTGCCTCTAGTGGATAAGGCCCTGGACCAGGCCCTGGTGGCCGGCCGCCGCGAGGTGAAGCTGGTGCACGGGGTGGGCACCGGCCGTTTGCGCGCGGGGGTGCGGGCCTATCTGGAGAAGCACCCGGCCGTGGCCTCCATCCGGGCCGGGGTGCGGGGCGAGGGCGGGGCCGGGGTCACCGTGGCCGAGCTGAGGGACTAG
- a CDS encoding YkgJ family cysteine cluster protein, whose protein sequence is MTSKQAQTDRPPFDCKRCNICCQGWGGIFFETEGIPAAAALLDMSPEEFTAAYLAPKDGRWEVLCDEDGACRLLGPEGCRVHQAKPAICRLWPFFPNILAKRTAFEDARQGCPGIDDEVSYEDFVAFARELGYSEESTS, encoded by the coding sequence ATGACCTCAAAACAAGCCCAAACCGACCGTCCGCCCTTTGATTGCAAGCGCTGCAACATCTGTTGCCAGGGCTGGGGCGGCATATTCTTCGAGACCGAGGGCATCCCGGCCGCCGCCGCCCTGCTGGACATGAGCCCCGAGGAGTTCACCGCCGCCTACCTGGCTCCCAAGGACGGGCGCTGGGAGGTGCTCTGCGACGAGGACGGGGCCTGCCGCCTGCTGGGACCAGAGGGCTGCCGGGTGCACCAGGCCAAGCCGGCCATCTGCCGCCTGTGGCCATTCTTCCCCAACATCCTGGCCAAGCGCACCGCCTTCGAGGACGCGCGCCAAGGCTGCCCGGGCATCGACGACGAGGTGAGCTACGAGGACTTCGTGGCCTTCGCCCGCGAGCTGGGCTACAGCGAGGAAAGCACATCATGA
- the dnaG gene encoding DNA primase, translating into MNDGRIPEHKIDEVRQAANIAEVIGRRVKLISAGKTLKGLCPFHGDTDPSFIVNRERGTWHCFGCGEGGNVFTFLMKDEGISFPEAVKELAARYGVKLPERKRTPAQKRQDEHRARLLRVMELAGTFFIQQLAAPSGEPARRYLARDRGLRPQVIQEFGLGWVPDAWEGLRRFLGSKGVPEELAIEAGLLVPRDKGDGCYDRFRGRVMFPIADVSGRLVSFGGRVLGEGEPKYLNGPETLLFKKSATLYNLERARSFMRKKDRALVVEGYFDVITLAAMGFGETVAPMGTALTPQQVRRLKGQASRLVLVFDGDEAGRRAAQRSLPICLAEGVQPSVLLLPSGEDPDTFAREHGPEGLEKAIAAAGSLIEAVIDAIIGQGDLGTPEGKSRIVAEAGSVIKQINDPVTAWLYLGRLAARLGLPTEVAAARLGMPAPGSRGRGPAPAPRQTTPPARSGRQWQEAAVQLALAQPEAAQVLAEAGVLDCLPDPELAAVAGAIRDILADGGRPEAAAVISRLEEPGLHRLLSRLSQDGLSLSPEQAAVQAQALAGKVKLQRNRQRGRELTVQIAEAQRVGDYELVQRLQAQRQEIFDISSPEPFRKD; encoded by the coding sequence ATGAATGACGGCCGCATACCGGAACATAAGATCGACGAGGTGCGCCAGGCGGCCAACATCGCCGAGGTGATCGGCCGCCGGGTGAAGCTGATCTCCGCGGGCAAGACCCTGAAGGGCCTCTGCCCCTTCCACGGAGACACCGACCCCAGCTTCATCGTCAACCGCGAACGGGGCACCTGGCATTGTTTCGGCTGCGGCGAAGGGGGCAACGTCTTCACTTTCCTCATGAAAGACGAAGGCATCAGCTTCCCGGAGGCGGTGAAGGAGCTGGCCGCCCGCTATGGGGTGAAGCTGCCCGAGCGGAAGCGCACCCCGGCCCAGAAGCGCCAGGACGAGCACCGGGCCCGCCTATTGCGCGTTATGGAATTAGCCGGTACCTTTTTTATTCAGCAGTTGGCCGCGCCCTCCGGGGAGCCGGCCCGTCGCTACCTGGCGCGAGACCGGGGGCTCAGGCCCCAGGTCATACAGGAGTTCGGCCTGGGCTGGGTTCCCGACGCCTGGGAAGGCCTCCGGCGCTTCCTGGGCTCCAAGGGCGTGCCCGAGGAGCTGGCCATCGAGGCCGGGCTTTTGGTGCCCCGGGACAAGGGCGACGGGTGTTACGACCGCTTTCGGGGGCGGGTCATGTTTCCCATAGCCGACGTGTCCGGAAGGCTGGTCAGCTTCGGGGGGAGGGTCTTGGGCGAGGGTGAGCCCAAGTACCTGAATGGGCCGGAAACGCTTCTGTTCAAAAAGTCCGCGACGCTTTACAACCTGGAACGCGCCCGATCCTTCATGCGCAAGAAGGACCGGGCCCTGGTGGTGGAGGGCTACTTCGACGTGATCACCCTGGCGGCTATGGGCTTTGGCGAAACGGTTGCTCCCATGGGCACCGCGCTGACTCCCCAGCAGGTGCGCCGCCTCAAGGGCCAGGCTTCCCGCCTGGTCCTGGTGTTCGACGGCGACGAAGCCGGCCGCCGGGCCGCCCAGCGCAGCCTTCCCATCTGCCTGGCCGAGGGGGTGCAACCCTCGGTCCTTCTTTTGCCCAGTGGAGAAGACCCCGACACCTTTGCCCGCGAGCACGGCCCCGAGGGCCTGGAAAAGGCCATCGCCGCAGCGGGTTCGCTCATCGAGGCGGTGATCGACGCCATCATCGGCCAGGGCGACCTGGGCACCCCGGAGGGAAAGAGCCGGATCGTGGCCGAGGCCGGGAGCGTGATCAAGCAGATCAACGATCCGGTCACCGCCTGGCTCTATCTGGGCCGCTTGGCCGCCCGCCTGGGCTTGCCCACCGAGGTGGCCGCCGCCCGTTTGGGCATGCCCGCCCCGGGCAGCCGGGGACGCGGACCCGCCCCGGCCCCCCGGCAGACGACGCCCCCCGCCCGTTCCGGCCGCCAGTGGCAGGAGGCCGCGGTGCAGCTGGCCCTGGCCCAGCCCGAGGCGGCCCAGGTCTTGGCCGAGGCCGGGGTGCTGGACTGCCTGCCCGACCCCGAGTTGGCCGCCGTGGCCGGGGCCATCCGGGACATTCTGGCCGATGGCGGCCGCCCCGAGGCGGCGGCGGTGATCAGCCGCCTGGAAGAGCCCGGGCTGCACCGCCTGCTCAGCCGCCTGAGCCAGGACGGCCTGAGCCTGAGCCCGGAGCAGGCCGCCGTGCAGGCCCAGGCCCTGGCCGGCAAGGTGAAGCTCCAGCGGAACCGCCAGCGGGGCCGCGAGCTGACCGTCCAAATCGCCGAAGCCCAGCGGGTGGGCGATTACGAGCTGGTCCAGCGCCTTCAGGCCCAGCGCCAGGAAATTTTCGACATCTCTTCCCCTGAACCCTTCCGAAAGGACTAG
- the icd gene encoding isocitrate dehydrogenase (NADP(+)), with product MSRPQLSRALPQGAEFIALNDDASLSVPAFPAVGYIEGDGIGPDIWRAARLVLDTAVERAYGGARGIKWYELMAGEKAFEQTGEYLPESTVADIRALKVAIKGPLTTPVGGGFRSINVALRQILDLYACIRPVRYIPGVPSPVKQPELVDMVIFRENTEDVYAGIEWAAGSAEAERLIAFLRDELGAKLRDQSAIGIKPMSKFGSQRLIRRAMDYALARGRESVTLVHKGNIQKFTEGAFKEWGYELAREEYAGRCVNEGDELSQGQVVLKDRIADNMFQQALLRPQEFAVLATPNLNGDYLSDALAAQVGGLGMAPGANIGDEAAVFEATHGSAPKYAGQDKVNPGSVILSGAMLLEHLGWVEAAEKIAPALSRAIEGGEVTYDLARQIPGAREVPCSIFAARVAERL from the coding sequence ATGAGCCGCCCCCAACTCAGCCGCGCCCTGCCCCAAGGGGCCGAGTTCATCGCCCTGAACGACGACGCCTCCCTGAGCGTCCCCGCCTTTCCGGCGGTGGGCTACATCGAAGGCGACGGCATTGGCCCGGACATCTGGCGGGCGGCCCGCCTGGTGTTGGACACCGCGGTGGAGCGGGCCTACGGAGGGGCGCGGGGCATCAAGTGGTACGAGCTGATGGCCGGGGAAAAAGCTTTTGAGCAGACCGGCGAGTATCTGCCCGAGTCCACCGTGGCCGACATCCGCGCCCTCAAGGTTGCTATCAAGGGCCCCCTGACCACTCCGGTGGGCGGCGGCTTCCGCTCCATCAATGTGGCCCTTCGGCAGATCCTGGACCTCTACGCCTGCATCCGCCCGGTGCGCTACATCCCCGGCGTGCCCAGCCCGGTCAAGCAGCCCGAGCTGGTGGACATGGTGATCTTCCGCGAGAATACCGAGGACGTGTACGCGGGCATCGAGTGGGCGGCGGGCTCGGCCGAGGCCGAGCGGCTCATCGCCTTTTTGCGCGACGAGCTGGGGGCCAAGCTGCGCGACCAATCGGCCATCGGCATCAAGCCCATGAGCAAGTTCGGCTCCCAGCGGCTCATCCGCCGGGCGATGGACTACGCCCTGGCCCGGGGCCGCGAGTCGGTCACCCTGGTACACAAGGGCAACATCCAGAAGTTCACCGAAGGCGCCTTCAAGGAATGGGGCTATGAGCTGGCCCGCGAGGAATACGCGGGGCGTTGCGTGAATGAGGGCGACGAGCTGAGCCAGGGCCAGGTGGTTCTCAAGGACCGCATCGCGGACAACATGTTCCAGCAAGCTTTGCTCAGGCCCCAGGAGTTCGCGGTGCTGGCCACGCCCAATCTGAACGGCGACTATCTTTCCGACGCCTTGGCCGCCCAGGTGGGCGGGCTGGGCATGGCCCCCGGGGCCAACATCGGCGACGAGGCGGCGGTTTTCGAGGCCACCCACGGCTCGGCCCCCAAGTACGCGGGCCAGGACAAGGTTAACCCAGGATCGGTGATCCTGTCGGGGGCCATGCTCCTGGAGCACCTGGGCTGGGTTGAGGCAGCGGAAAAGATCGCGCCCGCCCTGAGCCGGGCCATCGAAGGCGGCGAGGTCACCTACGACCTGGCCCGCCAGATCCCCGGCGCGCGGGAGGTGCCCTGCTCCATCTTCGCCGCGCGGGTGGCGGAGCGCTTGTAA
- a CDS encoding ComF family protein has protein sequence MHGGAKALRNLGRSLRSLLFPSCCAACGGPVDDGELLCLACEAEVEPLAGQACERCGRPGAAWLCASCQSDPPPFDAARSLVRHQGPLAELVRGFKYQRRYWLGAGLARRLGAAPRSHWATADLVAPVPLHPRRLISRGFNQALSLAKGLPLGDKGPELAPDLLLRLRHTRPQVGLAPEERRANVSGAFGVNPAWEGRLAGAWVLLIDDVFTTGATAAECARVLKDKGAARVEVLTLARATGGEA, from the coding sequence ATGCACGGGGGGGCCAAGGCGCTGCGCAACCTGGGCCGCAGCCTGCGCTCCCTTCTCTTCCCCTCTTGTTGCGCCGCCTGCGGCGGGCCGGTGGACGACGGCGAGCTGCTGTGCCTTGCCTGCGAGGCCGAGGTGGAGCCCTTGGCCGGCCAGGCCTGCGAGCGCTGCGGCCGCCCCGGCGCGGCCTGGCTCTGCGCCTCCTGCCAGAGCGACCCGCCGCCCTTTGACGCGGCCCGCTCCCTGGTGCGCCACCAGGGCCCCCTGGCCGAGCTGGTGCGCGGCTTCAAGTATCAGCGCCGCTATTGGCTGGGCGCGGGCCTGGCCCGGCGTCTGGGCGCGGCCCCGCGCTCCCATTGGGCCACCGCCGACCTGGTGGCCCCGGTGCCCCTGCATCCCCGGCGGCTGATCAGCCGGGGCTTCAACCAGGCTTTGAGCCTGGCCAAGGGCCTGCCCCTGGGCGACAAGGGCCCGGAGCTGGCCCCGGACCTGCTTCTGCGCCTGCGCCACACCAGGCCCCAGGTGGGCCTGGCCCCCGAAGAGCGGCGGGCCAACGTGTCCGGGGCCTTTGGGGTGAATCCGGCTTGGGAGGGACGTCTGGCCGGAGCTTGGGTATTATTAATAGACGACGTTTTCACCACCGGGGCCACGGCAGCCGAATGCGCCCGGGTGCTCAAGGACAAAGGCGCGGCCCGGGTGGAGGTGCTCACCCTGGCCCGGGCCACGGGAGGCGAGGCATGA